The following coding sequences lie in one Pseudoalteromonas sp. Scap06 genomic window:
- the mioC gene encoding FMN-binding protein MioC, producing the protein MSSVNIIVGSQMGSAEYVAEQLNDALNNQGINSQLHDQPEFNEIDQQNTIWLVCTSTYGAGDYPDNLIGFIEQVSQVDDLSHLKYSVIALGDTSYDTYNLAGRNIDALLSQKGAVKVAQRLELNILDEALPEDTALAWLDSWITQTGLK; encoded by the coding sequence ATGAGTTCAGTAAATATTATCGTTGGTAGTCAAATGGGATCCGCCGAGTACGTTGCAGAGCAGTTAAATGATGCACTTAACAACCAAGGGATTAATAGCCAACTACATGATCAACCTGAATTTAATGAAATAGATCAACAAAATACTATTTGGTTGGTTTGTACATCAACCTACGGTGCGGGTGATTACCCTGACAACCTGATTGGTTTTATCGAACAAGTATCACAAGTGGATGATCTTTCGCATTTAAAGTATTCGGTTATTGCACTTGGCGATACTAGTTACGACACTTATAACCTTGCAGGACGCAATATAGATGCCCTTTTAAGTCAAAAAGGCGCTGTAAAAGTAGCACAACGTTTAGAGCTTAATATTCTTGATGAAGCACTGCCCGAAGATACGGCCTTAGCTTGGTTAGACTCATGGATAACACAAACAGGTTTAAAATAG